The Agarilytica rhodophyticola genome has a window encoding:
- a CDS encoding efflux RND transporter periplasmic adaptor subunit: protein MLLQSSFVSHGFKVGLMLIIVCLLNACTKKEEASSNKEIVRPIKMITVETAGAREIARFPAVIGANRLSELSLQVGGRLEEFPIKEAQSLKRGDLIAKLDQRDFNSSLASAKAQYKNAEDEYQRAVRLSEEDAIARTVLEQRRAQRDISKAQLDSAEKALADSTLRAPYDGIVAQTTVERLATVSPGQVLVVLMGEELLKATIDLPANFLARIPKEESESEKRKVFVILDVAPDQPIEAEFEEAELLADTASQTYAITFTFPPPANLNVFPGMNATIELSRESEKTDTRVAVPLSSISSDGEQQYVWIVDRETMTVSKRQVKVEDGVGDTQVIIEGLKQDDVIAGAGAAYLSEGMKIREWN from the coding sequence ATGTTATTACAAAGCAGTTTTGTCTCTCATGGCTTTAAGGTCGGCCTCATGCTGATCATTGTTTGCCTTCTTAATGCATGTACAAAAAAAGAGGAGGCGTCTTCTAATAAAGAAATTGTTCGCCCGATTAAAATGATTACCGTAGAAACTGCCGGTGCACGAGAAATTGCTCGCTTTCCAGCCGTTATCGGCGCCAATAGGTTATCTGAGCTGAGTCTTCAAGTAGGAGGCAGATTAGAAGAGTTTCCAATAAAAGAAGCACAGAGCTTAAAGCGTGGTGACCTTATCGCTAAGCTGGATCAACGGGATTTTAATTCTTCCTTAGCATCGGCAAAAGCGCAGTATAAAAATGCCGAAGATGAATATCAGCGTGCTGTTCGCTTATCTGAGGAAGATGCTATTGCTCGAACCGTATTAGAGCAGCGACGAGCCCAGCGGGATATTAGCAAAGCGCAATTAGATAGTGCAGAAAAAGCCTTAGCCGATTCTACATTAAGAGCCCCTTATGACGGTATTGTGGCACAGACTACAGTGGAAAGGTTGGCCACAGTTTCCCCAGGTCAAGTGCTGGTGGTCTTGATGGGAGAAGAATTATTGAAAGCTACCATTGATTTGCCCGCTAATTTTCTGGCTCGTATTCCCAAAGAAGAATCTGAGAGTGAAAAGCGCAAAGTATTTGTTATCTTAGATGTAGCGCCGGATCAGCCGATAGAAGCTGAATTTGAAGAAGCTGAATTATTGGCCGACACTGCCTCGCAAACCTATGCCATTACATTTACATTTCCTCCACCTGCAAATTTAAATGTCTTTCCCGGTATGAACGCGACGATAGAGCTAAGTCGCGAAAGCGAAAAGACAGACACTCGCGTTGCAGTTCCTTTGAGTTCTATTTCCAGTGATGGCGAACAACAGTATGTTTGGATTGTCGACCGTGAAACAATGACCGTAAGCAAACGTCAGGTGAAAGTAGAAGATGGCGTTGGCGATACTCAGGTTATTATCGAAGGTCTTAAGCAAGATGATGTGATTGCTGGTGCTGGTGCCGCTTACCTTTCTGAAGGCATGAAAATACGCGAGTGGAATTAA